One genomic window of Choloepus didactylus isolate mChoDid1 chromosome 27, mChoDid1.pri, whole genome shotgun sequence includes the following:
- the MAG gene encoding myelin-associated glycoprotein isoform X2 yields MIFLTALPLFWIMISASRGGHWGAWMPSSISAFEGTCVSIPCRFDFPDELRPAVVHGVWYFNSPYPKNYPPVVFKSRTQVVHESFQGRSHLLGDLGLRNCTLLLSSLSPELGGKYYFRGDLGGYNQYTFSEHSVLDIINTPNIVVPPEVVAGTEVEVSCMVPDNCPELRPQLSWLGHEGLGEPAVLGRLREDEGTWVQVSLLHFVPTRGATGHRLGCQASFPNTTLRFEGYASLDVKYPPAIVEMNSSVEAIEGSHVSLLCGADSNPPPLLTWMRDGAVLREAVAESLLLELDAVTPAEDGVYACLAENAYGQDNRTVGLSVMYAPWKPTVNGTVVAVEGEAVSILCSTQSNPDPILTIFKEKQILATVIYESELQLELPAVTPEDDGEYWCVAENQYGQRATAFNLSVEFAPMILLESHCAAARDTVQCLCVVKSNPEPAVAFELPSRNVTVNESEREFVYSERSGLLLTSILTLRGQAQAPPRVICTSQNLYGTKSLELPFQGAHRLMWAKIGPVGAVVAFAILIAIVCYITQTRRKKNVTESPSFSVGDNPPVLFSSDFRISGAPEKYESREVSPLECH; encoded by the exons ATGATATTCCTCACGGCACTGCCCCTCTTTTGGATCATGATTTCAG CCTCTCGAGGGGGCCACTGGGGGGCCTGGATGCCCTCGTCCATCTCGGCCTTCGAGGGCACGTGTGTCTCCATCCCCTGCCGCTTCGACTTCCCGGATGAGCTCCGGCCCGCCGTCGTCCATGGCGTCTGGTACTTCAACAGCCCCTACCCCAAGAACTACCCCCCGGTGGTCTTCAAGTCCCGCACCCAAGTCGTCCACGAGAGCTTCCAGGGCCGCAGCCACCTCCTGGGGGACCTGGGCCTGCGCAACTGCACCCTCCTGCTCAGCAGCCTCAGCCCTGAGCTGGGCGGCAAGTACTACTTCCGGGGGGACCTGGGAGGCTACAACCAGTACACCTTCTCTGAGCACAGTGTCCTGGACATCATCA ACACCCCCAACATCGTCGTCCCCCCAGAGGTGGTGGCGGGCACGGAGGTGGAAGTCAGCTGCATGGTGCCGGATAACTGCCCGGAGCTGCGCCCCCAGCTGAGCTGGCTGGGCCACGAGGGCCTGGGGGAGCCGGCCGTGCTGGGTCGCCTGCGCGAGGACGAGGGCACCTGGGTGCAGGTGTCGCTGTTGCACTTCGTGCCCACCAGGGGCGCCACCGGCCACCGGCTGGGCTGCCAGGCCTCGTTCCCCAACACCACCCTGCGGTTCGAGGGCTACGCCAGCCTGGACGTCAAGT ACCCCCCGGCGATCGTGGAGATGAACTCCTCGGTGGAGGCCATCGAGGGCTCCCACGTCAGCCTGCTCTGCGGGGCCGACAGCAACCCGCCCCCGCTGCTGACCTGGATGCGGGACGGGGCGGTGCTCCGGGAGGCCGTGGCCGAGAGCCTGCTCCTGGAGCTGGACGCGGTGACCCCCGCGGAGGACGGCGTCTACGCCTGTCTGGCAGAGAACGCCTACGGCCAGGACAACCGCACCGTGGGGCTCAGCGTCATGT ATGCCCCCTGGAAGCCGACGGTGAATGGGACAGTGGTGGCCGTGGAGGGGGAGGCTGTCTCCATCTTGTGCTCCACACAGAGCAACCCGGACCCCATTCTCACCATCTTCAAGGAGAAGCAGATCCTGGCTACGGTCATCTACGAGAGCGAGCTGCAGCTGGAGCTGCCGGCAGTCACACCCGAGGACGATGGGGAGTACTGGTGCGTGGCTGAGAACCAGTATGGCCAGAGGGCCACCGCCTTCAACCTCTCTGTGGAGT TCGCCCCCATGATCCTCCTGGAGTCCCACTGTGCAGCAGCCCGGGACACGGTGCAGTGCCTGTGCGTGGTGAAATCCAACCCGGAGCCGGCCGTGGCCTTTGAGCTGCCGTCGCGCAACGTGACCGTGAACGAGTCGGAGAGGGAGTTCGTGTACTCGGAGCGCAGCGGCCTCCTGCTCACCAGCATCCTCACGCTGCGCGGGCAGGCCCAGGCCCCGCCGCGGGTCATCTGCACCTCCCAGAACCTCTACGGCACCAAGAGCCTGGAGCTGCCCTTCCAGGGAGCCC ACCGACTGATGTGGGCCAAGATCGGGCCCGTGGGTGCCGTGGTGGCCTTTGCCATCCTCATCGCCATCGTCTGCTACATTACCCAGACACGCAGAAA AAAGAATGTGACAGAGAGCCCCAGCTTCTCAGTGGGGGACAACCCCCCTGTCCTGTTCAGCAGCGACTTCCGCATCTCTGGGGCGCCGGAGAAGTATGAG TCCAGAGAGGTCTCTCCCCTGGAATGTCACTGA
- the MAG gene encoding myelin-associated glycoprotein isoform X1: MIFLTALPLFWIMISASRGGHWGAWMPSSISAFEGTCVSIPCRFDFPDELRPAVVHGVWYFNSPYPKNYPPVVFKSRTQVVHESFQGRSHLLGDLGLRNCTLLLSSLSPELGGKYYFRGDLGGYNQYTFSEHSVLDIINTPNIVVPPEVVAGTEVEVSCMVPDNCPELRPQLSWLGHEGLGEPAVLGRLREDEGTWVQVSLLHFVPTRGATGHRLGCQASFPNTTLRFEGYASLDVKYPPAIVEMNSSVEAIEGSHVSLLCGADSNPPPLLTWMRDGAVLREAVAESLLLELDAVTPAEDGVYACLAENAYGQDNRTVGLSVMYAPWKPTVNGTVVAVEGEAVSILCSTQSNPDPILTIFKEKQILATVIYESELQLELPAVTPEDDGEYWCVAENQYGQRATAFNLSVEFAPMILLESHCAAARDTVQCLCVVKSNPEPAVAFELPSRNVTVNESEREFVYSERSGLLLTSILTLRGQAQAPPRVICTSQNLYGTKSLELPFQGAHRLMWAKIGPVGAVVAFAILIAIVCYITQTRRKKNVTESPSFSVGDNPPVLFSSDFRISGAPEKYESERRLGSERRLLGLRGDPPELDLSYSHSDLGKRPTKDSYTLTEELAEYAEIRVK, from the exons ATGATATTCCTCACGGCACTGCCCCTCTTTTGGATCATGATTTCAG CCTCTCGAGGGGGCCACTGGGGGGCCTGGATGCCCTCGTCCATCTCGGCCTTCGAGGGCACGTGTGTCTCCATCCCCTGCCGCTTCGACTTCCCGGATGAGCTCCGGCCCGCCGTCGTCCATGGCGTCTGGTACTTCAACAGCCCCTACCCCAAGAACTACCCCCCGGTGGTCTTCAAGTCCCGCACCCAAGTCGTCCACGAGAGCTTCCAGGGCCGCAGCCACCTCCTGGGGGACCTGGGCCTGCGCAACTGCACCCTCCTGCTCAGCAGCCTCAGCCCTGAGCTGGGCGGCAAGTACTACTTCCGGGGGGACCTGGGAGGCTACAACCAGTACACCTTCTCTGAGCACAGTGTCCTGGACATCATCA ACACCCCCAACATCGTCGTCCCCCCAGAGGTGGTGGCGGGCACGGAGGTGGAAGTCAGCTGCATGGTGCCGGATAACTGCCCGGAGCTGCGCCCCCAGCTGAGCTGGCTGGGCCACGAGGGCCTGGGGGAGCCGGCCGTGCTGGGTCGCCTGCGCGAGGACGAGGGCACCTGGGTGCAGGTGTCGCTGTTGCACTTCGTGCCCACCAGGGGCGCCACCGGCCACCGGCTGGGCTGCCAGGCCTCGTTCCCCAACACCACCCTGCGGTTCGAGGGCTACGCCAGCCTGGACGTCAAGT ACCCCCCGGCGATCGTGGAGATGAACTCCTCGGTGGAGGCCATCGAGGGCTCCCACGTCAGCCTGCTCTGCGGGGCCGACAGCAACCCGCCCCCGCTGCTGACCTGGATGCGGGACGGGGCGGTGCTCCGGGAGGCCGTGGCCGAGAGCCTGCTCCTGGAGCTGGACGCGGTGACCCCCGCGGAGGACGGCGTCTACGCCTGTCTGGCAGAGAACGCCTACGGCCAGGACAACCGCACCGTGGGGCTCAGCGTCATGT ATGCCCCCTGGAAGCCGACGGTGAATGGGACAGTGGTGGCCGTGGAGGGGGAGGCTGTCTCCATCTTGTGCTCCACACAGAGCAACCCGGACCCCATTCTCACCATCTTCAAGGAGAAGCAGATCCTGGCTACGGTCATCTACGAGAGCGAGCTGCAGCTGGAGCTGCCGGCAGTCACACCCGAGGACGATGGGGAGTACTGGTGCGTGGCTGAGAACCAGTATGGCCAGAGGGCCACCGCCTTCAACCTCTCTGTGGAGT TCGCCCCCATGATCCTCCTGGAGTCCCACTGTGCAGCAGCCCGGGACACGGTGCAGTGCCTGTGCGTGGTGAAATCCAACCCGGAGCCGGCCGTGGCCTTTGAGCTGCCGTCGCGCAACGTGACCGTGAACGAGTCGGAGAGGGAGTTCGTGTACTCGGAGCGCAGCGGCCTCCTGCTCACCAGCATCCTCACGCTGCGCGGGCAGGCCCAGGCCCCGCCGCGGGTCATCTGCACCTCCCAGAACCTCTACGGCACCAAGAGCCTGGAGCTGCCCTTCCAGGGAGCCC ACCGACTGATGTGGGCCAAGATCGGGCCCGTGGGTGCCGTGGTGGCCTTTGCCATCCTCATCGCCATCGTCTGCTACATTACCCAGACACGCAGAAA AAAGAATGTGACAGAGAGCCCCAGCTTCTCAGTGGGGGACAACCCCCCTGTCCTGTTCAGCAGCGACTTCCGCATCTCTGGGGCGCCGGAGAAGTATGAG AGCGAGAGGCGTCTGGGATCCGAGAGGAGGCTGCTGGGCCTTCGGGGGGATCCCCCAGAACTGGACCTGAGCTATTCTCACTCGGACCTGGGAAAACGACCCACCAAGGACAGCTACACCCTGACGGAGGAGCTGGCTGAGTATGCTGAGATCCGCGTCAAGTGA